The genomic window GGCCTTTCCCGCCCGCGCTTCGACCGCCTCGACAGCGTTCTTGAGAACATTGGTCATGGCCTGACCCAATTGATGGCGATCGCATTGGATGTGGCGTTCAGTGAGGTTTGATGCACTCAGCTCGAAATCAATCTGGGGATGAGCGACTTCCTGCAAAAACATCGCTTGGCGAACCAGATCAAGCGCGTCTTCTGCGCGAAATACTGGTTTGGGAAGGCGCGCGAAGGAGGAAAACTCGTCCACCATCTTGCGCAAATCACCGACTTGGCGAACGATCGTGCTGGTAAGCTCATCAAACAGTTCGCCGTCTGCGGGCTCTACCTGCTTGCGATAACGGCGCTTCAACCGCTCTGTCGCAAGCTGGATCGGGGTCAGCGGGTTCTTGATCTCATGCGCGATCCGTCGTGCGACATCAGACCAGGCCGCCTGACGTTGATCGAGCAATTGGCGCGTGATGTCTTCGAAGGTGATCACAAAGCCGCTGGTGCCCGGCGCAACCGTGACAGCGAGAGTAAAAAACTCACCCTTATGTTCATGGCTGACAATGGCGCGTTCCTTGCCATCGCTTATCACCTGCGCAATTTCGCCAGACAATGCCGCGAGCGGCTGCCCCTCTGCTTGGGCATCGTCTTCCTCGCACAGCAAATTTTGCGCGGTGCCGTTCATCAACAGAACGCGCATATCCTTATCGACCGATACAACCCCTGCGGTCACGGATTGTAGAACCGCTTCCATAAAGGCACGGCGTTCGTCGATCTGCTTATTGGCATTGACCAGAGCATCGGTCTGCTTTTCAAGCTGCGACGTCATCCGGTTGAATGCCCGGTTCAAAAGCCCGATTTCGTCTCCGCCGGAGCGCCCCTCGACTCGCATTGAAAAATTGCCCTGCCCCACTTTGTTTGCAGCGCCGATCAACTCGGTGAGAGGCTCGACCTGACGGTCGGCAAAACGAAGCGCGAACCATACGGCCAATCCCACAAGGATAAGGCTCATCGCAACGAGAGCTATATTGAAGCGCAGTTGCAGGACGCGTGCTTCGACAGTGAGGGTTTCATAGGCGGTGCCAATCGCCTGAGCCCGCTCCCACGAGTTGAACATCGTCTCTTCGGTCGTGCGCGCATTATACAGGTATATCCCGCTTTCCCGGTCGATTGGCGCAATCGCGGCAATCCGTTCAGAGCTGCCTTCAACCACGACAAATTCGCCTTGATCCAAAGCAGGCAAAGCAGCCGTGCTGAAGGCAAGCGGACTGTTATCCTCCATCAGGTTCATGATCGCCGCTGTGCGAAGGCTGCCATCGCTCAGGCGTTGAAGGATGGCGCTTTCGCTGATCTCGCGTCCCTGAGCCTGAAAGGCGTAAAAATCAGGGAAGTCTGGATCTGTAATCGGCACACGGCGCAATATCTCACCCATGTCGACGGCCATGGTGATCGTGTTTTGCTGAACATCGCGCTGGTTTGCGTCATAGTAACTTTGCGCGAGCGCATTGGCGTTTTCCAAAAGCCCGCGCGATTCATCAGAAAACCAGAAGGCAACGCCAGTCTGGAACAGGAAAGCGGCAAAACCTGCAACCAGAAGAGTTGGGACTGCGGCGACTATGGAGAAAAAGAACACAAGCCTCACATGGAGCCGCGCGGTGCTTCCGGCCGCCCGGCGCAAGGCCATTCTGCGACCGATAAGCACAAGGATGGACATTGCCGGAACAAGCACGGCCACCAAAAGAAGAGACACTTGCAGCGACGGCAAGGCACCCGATTTTTCAGGGGTATTGGCGTAGGCGAGATAGTTGGCAAGCAATGCCAAGAGCAAAGCCGCCACAGAAAGCCATTCGAGCCCACGAAAGAGGTTCGCGCGGCCCGAAGCCTGAAAGAATTCGCGCCACCACGATATTCCCCTTTGCGCCGCCCTCGCAGACGCATTGTGTTCGCTGGCCATGTCTGGATCAGCTTTAGGAGAGGCAATTCCATCCATCGTTGCGCTGTTACAACAGGTAGTGTTGTAAATAAGCAAGCCTAAAGTTGCTGATCTGTCGCAAATGGAGTGTCACTCATCGCAATTCAGCGAATAAGCTACTTCCTCCCAAGCTGCCGGACAGGCGATCTCAGATCGAGCGCGCATAACGATCCGGTTCGATCAGCAGTTCGGTAATCCGTTTGCGCAAAGTGTTACGATTGATACCCAGAAGCTTGGCGGCGCGCAGTTGATTGCCCCCCGTTTTTCTGAGCGCATATTCGATCAGGGGCTTCTCAAATGCCGCAAGCGCACTGCCGTAGACCGTGCCTGCAGGAGGGTCTTTGGCAAGCAACCACTGATCGAGCGCTGCTCCAATGCCTGCATTGGCATCATCACCCTCGCCCGCGCCCGGCATCATAGGCCGTTCTTCGCCAAGCGTGTCGATCAGGACTTCGCTGTCGATGGCATCCTTGCGGCTCATCACAGCGAGGCGATAGATCGCATTGCGAAGCTCGCGAACATTGCCCCTCCAATGCCTTGCCTCAAGTCCGGCAACCGCCTCTTTCGTAAGTTGGCGCTGAGGCAGGCCTTCATCCACCGCTTGAGCCAGAAAATGCTGGGACAACACTTCAATATCTTCGCGCCGCTCACGAAGCGGCGGGAGTTCGATCGGCACCACATTAAGACGATAAAACAGGTCTTCACGGAAGCGACCCGCTTCGATCAGAGGCATTAGGTCGCGGTTTGTGGCTGCGATAATCCGGACATCAACCGCAATTTCCTGACGCCCGCCAACCCGGCGGATCCGGCCCGATTGGAGCGCGCGAAGAAGCCGCGTTTGCGCCTCTGGCGGCATATCACCGATCTCGTCGAGGAAGAGTGTGCCTCCATTAGCCTGTTCGAACTTGCCGATGGCCTGCGCGACAGCGCCGGTAAATGCACCCTTCTCATGGCCGAAAAGCTCGCTTTCAACCAGGTCATGCGGGATAGCAGCGGTATTGACAGCAACGAACGGGCCGGTCCGCCGGCTGCCCAATTGGTGTATCGCTTCTGCGACCAACTCTTTGCCCGTCCCGCTTTCGCCTGTGACCAAAACTGTCAGATCGTTGCGCAGCACTCGGGTGATCATGCGATAAACGCTTTGCATTGCCGGGGAGCGCCCCACTAATGGCATTCCATCGCCCTCTTCGCTCAGCGAAAGCGTTTCAGAACTCTCCCGCCGACTTGCCACAGCTTGCGAAACAGCCCTTACAAGCTCATCTAGGTCGAACGGTTTTGGGAAATATTCGAACGCGTTATTATCGCTCGCGCGCACGGCGGTATCGAGCGTGTTTTGCGCCGACAGGACAATGACCGGCATTTCGGGGGCACTGCGCCTCACGGCATCGAGGCTTTGCAGACCATCGCCATCTTCAAGCATGACATCAGTCAGCATCACGTCGAACTTCTGGTTCTCAAGATAGATGTCACGCTCAGCAAGCTTGGTGCAACGCTTTATCGCATACCCCTCATCTTCAAGCGCAGCGGTAATGACAGTTGCAATCGCGCTGTCATCTTCAACAAGAAGGATGGACGCTGGCATAAACTCTACGCCCCTTCACTTTCAGAGGCATTCACTTTGGCAAGGGGCAAGTGAACCCGAAAGCGTGTCATTGCCTTCTTGGCATCGCGTTCGTGGCTGATCGATCCATTCATGTCGTGGACAAGCTTTCTTACAAGGGCAAGGCCAAGCCCCTGCCCGGACGGTTTAGAGGATACAAACGGCTCAAAGATGTGATCACGCATAGTCGGATCAACGCCGGGTCCATTATCGCTTATGGTGATTTCAATCGGCAAACGCACTGCGCGGCCTAACCTTATGGCGCTAAAGGCCAGGCCACTTACGAACCGGGTCCGAACCGTTACCTGCCCTTTTGCAGCTGAACTGACCGCGTCGCGTGCGTTCGAAATCAGATTGATCAAAACCTGCTCAAGCGCGTCTTGATTGGCGAGAACAGGAGGCAAGGAAGGGTCGAATTCTTCGATGATCTCAACCTTCCCCTTGTCAGCCGCGCGAACCGTCGCGATTGCTGTCCGGATGGCTTCGTGCGGATTGCACGCTTTTGTCACTTCAGGCGTGCGCGAACCCAATTGCTGCATTCGGTCAATCAGGCGCACAATGCGGTCCACCTCATCGGTGATCATCGTTGCAAGCTTGGTATCAGCGCCTTTGAGCTTGCGCGCCGCCAGTTGAGCCGCGCCGCGAATGGCAGCCAATGGGTTTTTGATCTCATGCGCGAGGATGGATGGAGCCCCGATGGTCGAGGCGAGTTCTTCATCATTCCCGGCCTCATCATAGCCGACTTCCGATAAAGTGATCACCCGCCATCCTGGATGACTCACAAGTGGTGAGGCGGTAAGATTAACGCGCTTCTCCGTCTCGCTTGCCGAAATAGTTATTTCGCGCGCGACAAGAGCAGCATCATTGACTGAAAGACGATGCTCGACCCTTGGGTCAAGCGGGCCGATAAGCTCGATCAGGTTCGCGCCCTTCAGGCGTTTTGCACTTTTGCCAAGCATATTCTCAGCCGCTTGATTGACTTGTACCACTCTCAAACTGGGGTCGATCAGAATAAGCGC from Erythrobacter sp. SCSIO 43205 includes these protein-coding regions:
- a CDS encoding ATP-binding protein, encoding MASEHNASARAAQRGISWWREFFQASGRANLFRGLEWLSVAALLLALLANYLAYANTPEKSGALPSLQVSLLLVAVLVPAMSILVLIGRRMALRRAAGSTARLHVRLVFFFSIVAAVPTLLVAGFAAFLFQTGVAFWFSDESRGLLENANALAQSYYDANQRDVQQNTITMAVDMGEILRRVPITDPDFPDFYAFQAQGREISESAILQRLSDGSLRTAAIMNLMEDNSPLAFSTAALPALDQGEFVVVEGSSERIAAIAPIDRESGIYLYNARTTEETMFNSWERAQAIGTAYETLTVEARVLQLRFNIALVAMSLILVGLAVWFALRFADRQVEPLTELIGAANKVGQGNFSMRVEGRSGGDEIGLLNRAFNRMTSQLEKQTDALVNANKQIDERRAFMEAVLQSVTAGVVSVDKDMRVLLMNGTAQNLLCEEDDAQAEGQPLAALSGEIAQVISDGKERAIVSHEHKGEFFTLAVTVAPGTSGFVITFEDITRQLLDQRQAAWSDVARRIAHEIKNPLTPIQLATERLKRRYRKQVEPADGELFDELTSTIVRQVGDLRKMVDEFSSFARLPKPVFRAEDALDLVRQAMFLQEVAHPQIDFELSASNLTERHIQCDRHQLGQAMTNVLKNAVEAVEARAGKAAADYRGRIEVSLTDDGERIAVIVADNGIGLPTDRERILEPYVTTREKGTGLGLAIVNKIVDEHGGDMSFASASDGGARVTLRFARSPHPEEGEAQ
- a CDS encoding sigma-54 dependent transcriptional regulator — protein: MPASILLVEDDSAIATVITAALEDEGYAIKRCTKLAERDIYLENQKFDVMLTDVMLEDGDGLQSLDAVRRSAPEMPVIVLSAQNTLDTAVRASDNNAFEYFPKPFDLDELVRAVSQAVASRRESSETLSLSEEGDGMPLVGRSPAMQSVYRMITRVLRNDLTVLVTGESGTGKELVAEAIHQLGSRRTGPFVAVNTAAIPHDLVESELFGHEKGAFTGAVAQAIGKFEQANGGTLFLDEIGDMPPEAQTRLLRALQSGRIRRVGGRQEIAVDVRIIAATNRDLMPLIEAGRFREDLFYRLNVVPIELPPLRERREDIEVLSQHFLAQAVDEGLPQRQLTKEAVAGLEARHWRGNVRELRNAIYRLAVMSRKDAIDSEVLIDTLGEERPMMPGAGEGDDANAGIGAALDQWLLAKDPPAGTVYGSALAAFEKPLIEYALRKTGGNQLRAAKLLGINRNTLRKRITELLIEPDRYARSI
- a CDS encoding nitrogen regulation protein NR(II) translates to MASPSTISSSDLSSPGAAEQIEGLLFALILIDPSLRVVQVNQAAENMLGKSAKRLKGANLIELIGPLDPRVEHRLSVNDAALVAREITISASETEKRVNLTASPLVSHPGWRVITLSEVGYDEAGNDEELASTIGAPSILAHEIKNPLAAIRGAAQLAARKLKGADTKLATMITDEVDRIVRLIDRMQQLGSRTPEVTKACNPHEAIRTAIATVRAADKGKVEIIEEFDPSLPPVLANQDALEQVLINLISNARDAVSSAAKGQVTVRTRFVSGLAFSAIRLGRAVRLPIEITISDNGPGVDPTMRDHIFEPFVSSKPSGQGLGLALVRKLVHDMNGSISHERDAKKAMTRFRVHLPLAKVNASESEGA